Genomic DNA from Sphingomonas hankookensis:
GATCGGCGAGCGCGCGACGAGGCGGTGCTTCAGGATCCAGAACAGCGATCCGCCTTCGATCTCGGCGGCGCGTTTGGGCAGGTAGCGGGTGGTCAGGAACCCGCCCTCGGCATGGCGCGTCGCCAGCCGGTCGGCGAGTTGTTCGACCGATTCGATAGCGAAGGCGACTTTGGTCAGATGGAGCGGCACGCGCCCCAGATGGGAAGTGCCGGCGTCCGCCTCAACCAGTCAGTCCGCTGACGGTCGCAAGCCCCAGGAAAACCAGGAACCCCATCGAATCGGTGGTCATGGTGACGAAGATCGACGACGCGACCGCCGGGTCGGCGTTGAACCGGTCGAGCGTCAGCGGCACGAACACGCCCGCGAACCCGGCGATAACGACGTTCAGCAGCATCGCGCTGCCGATCACCGCCCCCAGCTGCGGATTGCCGAACCACAGGGTCACGCCGGTACCGATCAGCGCGGCGACGGTCGCACCGTTCATCAGCGCGATGATCATCTCGCGCCGGATCGCGCGCACCGTGTTCGACTGGGTCAGCTGGTTGGTGGCAAGCGCGCGGACGGTGACCGCCATGGTCTGCGTACCGGCATTCCCGCCGAGGCCGGCGACGATCGGCATCAGCGCGGCCAGCGTCACCATCTTATCGATCGTCGCGCCGAACGCGCCGATGATCGTCGCCGGCAACAGCGCGGTGATGAGGTTGGTGATGAGCCAGCGCACGCGCGCCTTGTACGAATCGCGGATCGGTTCGTTGATGTCGCCTTCGCCGGCCCCCGACAGCAGCAGCGCGTCCTCGCCCGCTTCGGCCTGGATGATGTGGACCACGTCGTCGACGGTGATCATCCCGACCAGCCGCCCGCCGCCATCGACCACGGCGGCGGAGATCAGCGCATATTTCTGAAAGCGCAGCGCGACCTCTTCCTGGTCCATGTCGACCGGGATCAGCGTCTGTTCGCGCGCCATGACGTCGCCGATCGCGACCGAGCGCGGGGTGCGGAGAATCCACGACAGCTGGCAGGTACCGACCGGCTTGTGCGCCGGATCGACCACGAAGATTTCCCAGAAATCGGTCGTCAGCACATCGTCGGCACGCAGATAGTCGAGCGCGTCGCCGACGGTCCAGTGTTCGGGCACCGCGACCAGCTCGCGCTGCATCAGGCGGCCGGCGGATTCCTCGGGGTAGGACAGCGCCTCCTCGATCGCGGCACGGTCGTCAGGGTCGAGCGCGCGCAGCACCGCGCGCTGTTCGGCATCGTCGAGGTCCTCGATGATCGCGACGGCGTCGTCGGTGTCGAGCTGGGCGGCGAGATCGGCGACCTGGGTCGCGGTCAGTGCCTCGATCACCGCGTCGCGGACCCAGTCGTTCATCTCCGCCAGCACATCGCCGTTCAGCCGTTCGGCGATGGCGGCGGCCAGCGCGGCGCGCTGTTCGCCGGGCACCAGTTCGAACAGGTCGGCGAGGTCGGCGGGGTGTAGCGGTTCGACCAGCTCGCGCGCGGCCTCGTCATCGCCGCGGTCGACCGCCTCGCACACGGCACGGACGAATTCGGGCTTCAGCCGGTCGTCCTCGTCCAGTTCGCTGGTCGTATCGGGAAGGTCGAGTTCGGTCATGGTCGCAACCCTCCTTCTGGCGCAGTCGGTTCCCGCTGTAGCCATGCTGCACCGCCGTGCCAACGCCTGTGCGGTTGTCCTTAGCCGTTCGAACCCCTAGCTAGACCCCGACTTTCAAGGAGCTTTCAATGGCCGATACCCCCAGCACGCTCGTGATGACGCTCGATACCGGCGAAGTCCGCATCAAGCTGCGCCCCGACCTCGCGCCCAACCATGTCGCGCAAATCGTCAAGCTGGCCGATTCGGGCTTTTATGACGGCGTGCCGTTCCACCGGGTGATCGACGGCTTCATGGCGCAGGGCGGCGACGGTGGTCGCGGTGACGGCACCGGCGGGTCGAAGGAACCGAACCTCAAGCAGGAATTCAACGCCGAACCGCATGTCCGCGGCGTATGTTCGATGGCGCGGACGATGGACCCGAACTCGGCCAACAGCCAGTTCTTCATCTGCCTCGACGATGCGACCTTCCTCGACCGCCAGTACACGGTGTGGGGCGTGGTCGAGAGCGGCATGGACGCCGTCGATGCGCTGCCCAAGGGCGAGCCGCCGCGCAACCCGGGCAAGATCGTGACCGCGCGCTCGGAAGCGTAGACGCCTTCCGCCGCCCCCCCCATCCGTCATCCCGGCGCAGGCCGGGATCCATGGATGGGGGGACGGTTGCGAACCATCGACAACATCCGACACAATGGATTCCGGCCTTCGCCGGAATGACGGGTGTTCCCCCCCCCTACTCCGCCGGCGCGTCCAGCGCCTTGACCAGCCAGTCGTGGAACAGCTTCACCGGCCGTTGCTGTAACATGCGCGGGCGGCACACGAACCAATGGCTGTAGGTCGAATCGACCGCCATATCGAACAGTGGCACCAGCCGGTCGTCGCGCGCGGTTTCGAAATGCGATTCCAGCATGAAGGCGACGCCCAGCCCCTGTGCGGCGGCCTCCAGCATCAACGTGCCCGAATCGAACCGGTCGATCGCCACCGGCTCCACGTCCGGCACGCCGGCCGCGTGCATCCAGTTGGCGAAGGTGTCGGGCATGTCGCGGTGGATCAGCGCGGTGTGCTGCGCCAGTTGTGACGGATCGGTGATCGGCGTGCGATCGATCAACGCCCGCCCGGCGATCGCGTAGATCCGGTTGCGGTCGAGTCGCCGCGCATAGAATGCCGGGTCGATCGCATGATCGAGCACGATCGCGACGTCGATCCCCTCGCCCAGCCGGCCAAGCCCGTGATGCGCGGTGTCGAAATCGAGATGCAGTTCGGGATGCTGGTCGTGCAGATCGCCCATGCGCGGCATCAGCCGCTGGATCGCGAACAGCGGCAGGACGCCCAGCCGCAGGCGCAGCACCTCCACCGCGCCCGACATCTGCTCCACCGCGTCCGACAGCGTGTCGAGCGCGCCCGAGAGCAGCGCCAGCAGCCGCTCGCCATCGTCGTTCAGCCGCAGCGCCTGGTGCCGGCGTTCGAACAGCGGCTTGCCGATGAAGCGTTCGAGCGCCTGCACCCGGCGGCTGAGCGCGGGCGAGGACAGCGCCAGTTCGTCGGCGGCAAGCTTGACCGAGCCGAGGCGCGCGACATGCACGAACGCTTCGATCGCGGTGAGAGGAGGAAGGCGACGCATCCGATACCCTGAAAATTGGTTGCGGTGCGGTACACGCTGCACCGCAAGCGTGTCACTTACAACGATACGGAGGGATGGTGTTGCATTTTATGCAATGCGAATTGATTTGTTCGCACTTGCACAAAAAGACGCCGCACCGCACATAGGGCGTGCCTTTCAGGCATCCTCTCCTAAAAACTTTCCGGCCGGTCGTTTCGATCGGCCTTTTTTTTCGCCTTGTTGCCGGCAACCCACCGCCCATATCCGCCGTTCCTTGTGCCTTCATGCAGGACGGAAAGTTGATGGCGGACAGCGAAACAGGCGGACGGCGGCTACAGGTGGCGAATGCCCGGCCCGAGGATAGCGGGCGCGGCATCGCCCATCTCCCCCGCTCGGTCATGGCGCTGCTCGGTGTCAACGAAGGCGACGTCGTCGAGATCGTCGGCAAAAAGACGACCCCCGCACGCGCCATCGCCCCCTATCCCGAGGACGAAGGCCTCGATATCGTCCGCATCGACGGGTTGCAGCGCGCCAATGCCGGCGTGGGCTCGGGCGATCAGGTCGAGGTGCGCAAGGCCGAGTCGCGCCCGGCCAGCCGGGTGGTCTTCGCGCCCGCCCAACAGAATCTGCGGCTGCAAGGGTCGGCCAACGCGCTCAAGCGCACCTTTTTCGGGCGGCCTTTGTGCCAAGGCGATATCGTCGCCACCACCGGCCACCAGCGGGTCGACAATCTGTCGCCCAATGTCCGCCGTTATGTGAATGCCCCAGCGTTTTCGCTGCAGGAAATCCGCTTGGCCGTCGTCTCGGCCACGCCCAAGGGCGTCGTCCATATCGACGAATCGACCGAGATCGAGCTGCGGTCGGAATATGAGGAACCGCGCGAGACGCGGCGTGCCGACGTCACCTATGACGATATCGGCGGCATGGGCCAGACGATCGACCAGCTGCGCGAGATGGTCGAACTCCCCTTGCGCTATCCCGAACTGTTCCAGCGCCTTGGCGTCGATCCGCCCAAGGGCGTGTTGCTGCACGGCCCGCCCGGCACCGGCAAGACCCGCCTCGCCCGCGCGGTCGCCAACGAATCGGACGCCGAATTCTTCCTGATCAACGGTCCCGAGATCATGGGATCGGCCTATGGCGAATCGGAAAAGCGGCTGCGCGAGGTGTTCGAGGAGGCGACCAAGGCATCGCCCTCGATCGTGTTCATCGACGAGATCGATTCGATCGCCCCCAAGCGCGGCCAGGTATCGGGCGAGGCCGAAAAGCGGCTGGTCGCCCAGCTGCTGACGCTGATGGACGGGCTCGAATCGCGCGCCAACATCGTCGTCATCGCTGCGACCAACCGGCCCGAAGCGATCGACGAGGCGCTGCGCCGTCCGGGCCGGTTCGACCGCGAGATCGTCGTCGGCGTTCCCGACGAGCGCGGACGGCGCGAGATCCTCGGCATCCATACCCGCGGCATGCCGCTCGACGACAATGTCGATCTGGGCGAGCTGTCACGCACCACCTACGGCTTTGTCGGCGCCGATCTGGCGGCGCTGACCCGCGAGGCGGCGATCGATTCGGTGCGGCGGATCATGCCGCGCATCGACCTGTCGGCCGGCACCATCCCGCAGGACGTGCTCGACAGCCTGTCGGTCACCCGTGACGATTTCGTCGAGGCGTTGAAGCGTGTGCAGCCCAGCGCCATGCGCGAGGTGATGGTGCAGGCGCCGACCGTCCGCTGGGACGATGTCGGCGGGCTGGACGATGCGCAGATGCGGCTGAAGGAAGGCGTCGAACTGCCGCTCAAATCGCCCGACTCGTTCCGCCGCCTCGGCATCCGCCCGGCCAAGGGGTTCCTGCTCTACGGCCCGCCGGGCACCGGCAAGACGCTGCTGGCGAAGGCGGTCGCACGCGAGGCGGAGGCGAACTTCATCGCCACCAAGTCGAGCGACCTGCTGTCCAAATGGTATGGCGAGAGCGAGCAGCAGATCGCCCGCCTGTTCGCCCGCGCGCGGCAGGTGGCCCCGACGGTCATCTTCATCGACGAACTCGATTCGCTGGTGCCCGCGCGCGGCGGTGGTCTCGGCGAGCCGCAGGTGACCGAACGGGTGGTGAACACGATCCTGGCGGAGATGGACGGACTGGAGGAGTTGCAATCGGTGGTGGTGATCGGCGCGACCAACCGGCCGAACATGGTCGATCCCGCGCTGTTGCGCCCCGGCCGGTTCGACGAGCTGATCTATGTCGGCGTGCCCGACCGGGCGGGACGCGCCCGTATCCTCGGCATCCAGACGCAGAAGATGCCGCTGGCGGCCGATGTCGACCTCGACGCCATCGCCGCGCGGACCGAACGCTTTACCGGTGCCGATCTGGAGGACGTGGTGCGACGCGCCGGCCTCGTCGCGCTGCGTGCCTCGCTCGACACGCGCGAAGTGACGATGGCGCATTTCGAGGCAGCGCTGGCGGACTCGCGCGCGTCGGTGACGGTGGCGATGGAGGAGGAATATCGCGCCATGTCCGCCCGGCTGAAACAGGATGCGGTGGCGATCCAGCCGATCGGCTTCATCGCGCCCGGCATGGTCGAGGGGCGCGGGCCCAAGGGATGAGGGAAAGCGGGGACCGGCACGACCGGTCCCTGTCGTCCTGCGTCGGACATTCGTCGCACGACGAAACCGATCCGCTTGCAAGTTCGTTGCGCTTTTGCGACGACGCCGTGACCATGGCCCTATGCGCCATCCGTTCGAGGATTTGCATGACGACGAGTTCAAACGCCGCGACCCGACGGAAGCCGCGCGGTGTCCCATCGCCAGCCGGCATCTTCCTGCGCGGATTTGTGAAGCATCCGGTGATGGTCGGGTCGGTCATCCCGTCGTCGAACAAGCTGATCCGCAAGATGCTGGCCCCGATCGACTGGGCCAGTGCCAAGGTCGTGGTGGAATATGGACCGGGCGTCGGCACCTTTTGCCGCCCGATCCTCGAACGGCTCGCCCCCGATGCACAGCTCATCGTGATCGATACCAACCCCGATTTTATCGATTATCTGAACGCGACGATCCTCGATTCGCGCTTTTCCGCCGTGCACGGCTCGGCGGCGGATGTGGAGCGGATCGTGGCGGAGCATGGCCATCCCCATGCCGATTACGTCCTGTCGGGCCTGCCCTTTTCCACGCTGCCGCCGGGTGTCGGCGACACGATCGCCGCGGCGACGCAGGCGGTATTGCGGCCGGGCGGCGCGTTCCTCGTCTATCAATTCAACCCGCGCGTGCGCGACTTTCTCGACCGGCAGTTCGCGCGCATCGATCACGACATGGAATGGTGGAACATGCCCCCCGCCCAATTGTGGTGGGCGTGGAAGGATTGATCGGGTAGCAGATCGGCTCCCCGCGCGTTGAGCGCAGGATGACCCCCGCCCCTGCGCCCGCCGCCTGGCTCAACGCCGTCGCGACGGCAACCCCCTCGCACGATATCCACGACGCCTTTATCGGCTGGGCGCGACGTCGCCTGCCCGATCGCGAGGCGAAACTGTTCGACCGCATGGTCGAGCGCGCCGGGATCGGCCATCGCTGGTCGGTGCTGCCGATCGGGGTCGATGGCGGGTCGCCGGTGGCGCCCGGCGGCTTCTATGCCGACGCCATGCCCGGCACCGCCGCGCGGATGACGATCTATGCCGATGCCGCGCCCACGCTGGCGATCGCCGCGATCGAGGGGCTGGGCGATCGCGTGGCACTGGACGGGATCACCCATCTGGTCGTGGCGAGCTGCACCGGCTTCGTCGCGCCCGGCATCGATCAGATCATCGCCGCGCGCATCGGCCTGTCGCCGCGGGTCGAACGGCTGCTGGTCGGGTTCATGGGCTGCTATGCCGCCGTCGCCGCGCTGCGCAGCGCCCGCCACATCGTCCGGTCGCAACCGGAAGCGCGCGTGCTGGTCGTCACGGTCGAATTGTCGACGCTGCACCTGCAACCGGCGACCACGCTGGAGCCGCTGCTGGCGATGCTGCAATTCGGCGACGGCGCCGCCGCCGCGCTGGTGACGGCGGACGAGGGCGGCTTTGCGATCGAGACCCCCTTTGCCGCGACCCTGCCCGATTCGGCGGCGCTGATCCGCTGGGACATCACCGATGCCGGCTTTGCGATGCATTTGTCAGGCGAGGTGCCGGGCCGGATCGCGCAGGCGCTGACCGACCCCGACTTCGCCGCCGCCGCAACCGGGGGCCGGGCGCTGTCGCAGGTCGATGGCTGGGCGGTCCATGCCGGCGGGCGGTCGATCCTCGACGCGGTGGAGCGCAGCCTATCGCTGTCTCCGCAAGCCCTGGCGGCGTCGCGTGGCGTTCTGGCTGCCCATGGCAATATGTCGTCGGCGACGTTGATGTTCGTGCTGGCGGCGATGCTGGACGGAACGCCGGTGGCGAACGGCATCGCGCTGGCCTTCGGTCCCGGCCTTGCCGCCGAAGGCTTCGGCTTTCGGAGCGCGGCATGAGCTTTCCGCGCGCGCACGCCGAAGAGGCGATGGACGATCCTGCCCTCAGCGCCGACTCCTATGCGGCGGTGCTGCGCGATCTGGCGCGGGTCAACACGGTCACCATGGCGGCGCGGCCGACGCTGGCGTTCCTCGACAGCGTCGTGCGGCCGGGCGAGCGGCTGAAGCTGCTCGATGTCGGTTATGGCGATGGCGACATGCTGCGTCGCATCGCCCGCTGGGCGGCGAAACGCGGCGTGGCGGCGGAACTGGTCGGTATCGACCTGAACCCCCGCAGCGAAGCGATCGCCCGTGCCGATACGCCCCCTGCCCTGCCGATCGCCTATCGCACCGGCGACTATGCCGATCTGGCGGGCGAAGGCTGGGACGTGATCGTGTCCAGCCTCGTCGCGCATCACATGACCCATGCGCAGCTGGTCGCGTTCCTGGCGTTCATGGAGGGCGAGGCGGCGCGCGGCTGGTTCGTCAACGACCTGCACCGCCATCGCTTCGCCCATCGCGGCTATCCAATGCTGGCGACGCTGATGCGTTGGCACCCGATCGTCCGCGCCGATGGCACGCTGTCGATCGCGCGATCCTATCGCCCCGCCGAATGGCTCCCGATCCTTGCCGAGGCAGGGGTCGAGGGTGCGGTGGTCCGGCGGCGCTTTCCGTTCCGGCTATGCGTCGAACGCCGGCGCTGATCGCCGGCGGCGGCCCGGCCGGGTCGATCGCCGCGCTGCTGCTCGCGAAGGGCGGTACGACGCCGCTGGTGCTGGAACGGTCGCGCGAGCCGCAGGATGCGCTGTGCGGCGGGTTCCTGTCGTGGCGGACGCTCGAATCGCTGGCGAGCGTCGGGATCGATCCGGCGATGCTGGGCGGGCATGCGGTGCGCCGCGTGGTGCTGTTCGCCGGTAGGGGCCGCGCCGAATCGCCCCTGCCCGCCCCCGCCATCGGCCTGTCGCGCCTGCGCCTCGACGCGCTGCTGCTGGCGGCGGCACGGGATGCCGGTGCGGGCGTCGAACGCGGCGTCACGATCCGCTCGGCCGAGGGCACGACACTGCATACCGGCGATGGCGCAGCGGTGACGGGCGAGACGCTGTTCCTCGCGACCGGCAAGCACGATCTGCGTGGGACGATGCGCGATGCGGTGGTCGGTGACGATCCGGTGATGGGGGTGCGGGTCCGGCTCGCGCAGCATCCGGCGCTGACCCGGCTGGTCGGCGACGCGATCGAGCTGCACGCCTTTGCCGGGGGCTATGCCGGGCTGGTGCTACAGGAGGATGGCAGCGCGAACCTGTGCATGGCGGTGCGCCGGTCGCGGCTGCGCGGCGCGGGCGACCTGCCCGGACTGTTGCGGGTTCTGGCGGACGAACTGCCGGCGCTGGGGAGCGACTCGCGCATCTGGGCGGCACGCCCGCGATCGATGCCATTGCCAACGTCCCTTACGGCTGGCGGGCACGCGGCACCATGCCCGGCGTCTATCGACTGGGTGACCAGGCCGGGGTAATCCCGTCGCTAGCCGGGGAAGGCATGGGCATCGCCATCGCCAGCGCCATTCGCGCTGCGGCGCATTGGCAGCGTTGCGGACCGGACGGCGCGCACGGGTTCCAGCATGCGCTGCGCCGACGGCTGCACCGACCGATCGCGCTTGCCCGATTGCTGCGGACGCTGGCCGAACAGCCACCCACTCATGCGTTGCTGCTCAACGGCGGGCGGATACCGGGGCTGGTCGGCGCGGCGGCGCGCTGGACCCGGATCGATTCCGTCAGCACCCGTTCAGCAAGTCGTCAGTAGCGCGCGCCATTCCCAATGCGCCTGAGCGCCCGGGGCTTGTGCCGCCGGGGGCGGGCGCGGTATCCGGCGCATCCAGATGGCACGTTCTCCCCAAAGCCCGCAGAAGCGGTCCGCCGCCCCGTCCCGCTGGTGGCGCATCCTGCGCTGGGTGCTGGGGATCGGCTTCGGCCTCGCCATCTTTGGGGCGATCGCGCTGGTCGTGGCGGTCTATAACGCCAAATCGAACCTGCCGAGCTTCAATCAGCTCAAATCCTCGCCCAACGGCCAGATGATCCGGGTGCGTGCGGCGGACGGGTCGATCCTGGTGTCTTTGGGGCCGAGCTATGGCGAGTGGATCCCCTACTCGCAGATTCCGGTACCGATGCGCGAGGCGATGGTGTCGGTCGAGGATCGCCGCTTCCGCTCGCACTGGGGCGTCGATCCGGTGGCGCTGGCGCGCATCACCAAGTTCGCGATCGAGAATCGCGGCACCGGCCGCCGGTTGCAGGGCGCGTCGACCATCACGCAACAGGTCGCGCGCACCATCTTCCTGTCGAACAGCTATACGGTCGGGCGCAAGTTCCGCGAGATCATCCTCGCGCTGGCGCTGGAGCGCAAGTTCACCAAGAACCAGATTCTCGAACTCTATCTGAACAAGGTCTATTTCGGCGGCGGGGCGTACGGGATCGACGCGGCATCGCGGCGCTTCTTCAACCACCCGGCCACCAACCTGTCGCTGTCGGAGGCGGCGGTGATCGCCGGATTGGTCAAGGCGCCGTCGCGCTATTCGCCGACCGCCGATGCCGAAGCCGCCGTCGGGCGCGCGGGCGTCGTGCTGAAGCTGATGCAGGAAACCGGCGCGATCACCGCCAGCGAGGCGATGGACGCCAATCCCGAGGCGATCAAGCTGGCGCCCGAGCCGCAGCAGAACAGCGTGCGCTATTTCACCGACTGGGCGCTGCCGCAGCTCGAAACGCTGATCGACGAGACCGAGGCGCCGCTCGACGTGTGGACCACGCTCGACCCGTCGATGCAGAAGAGCGCCGATACCGCGATCCGCGCCAATGCGCCCGCCGGGGTGCAGGGCGCGCTGGTCGCGCTCGATCGCGACGGCGCGGTCAGGGCGATGGTCGGCGGCAAGGATTACGTGTCCTCGATCTACAACCGCGCGACGCAGGCGACGCGCCAGCCGGGGTCGGCGTGGAAGCTGTTCGTCTATCTGGCCGCGCTGGAAGCCGGCATGAACCCCGACAGCCAGGTCAACGACGCGCCGATCACCATCGACGGCTGGACCCCACGCAACGCCTCGCGCCGGTTCAGCGGACAGGTGTCGCTGCGCACCGCCTTCGCCTATTCGCTCAACACCGTGTCGGCGCGGCTGGGGCAGGAGGTCGGCTTCGCGACCGTCGCCGACATGGCGCGCCGATTCGGCATCACCACGCCGATCAATACCCAGCCGGCGATGGTGCTGGGCACGTCGGACGTGCGGCTGATCGACCTGACCCGCGCCTATGCGTCGGTCGCGAGCGGGGGCACGGCGGTGGTGCCCTATGGCATCACCCGCGTCACCGCCAACGGGCAACTGATTTACCAACACCAGGTCGACAGCTCCCGCGTCCTCGTCGCCCCCTATGTCGCGCAGCAGATGACCGACCTGCTCCAGACCGCGGTCAACACCGGCACCGGCCGCGCGGCGCAGATCGGGCGCCCGGTGGCGGGCAAGACCGGCACGACCACGTCGTACAAGGACGGCTGGTTCATGGGATTCTCGTCGGGCATCACCACCGGCGTATGGATGGGTCGCGACGATGCGAAGGCGGTCGCCGGGCTGCAGGGCGGCACCGCCCCTGCCCGCGCCTTTGCCGCGTTCATGCGGCAGGCGGTGGCCAGCCGCCCGGTCGAGGAGTTCAATACCAAGGTGACGCTGCCCGAATGGCAGGAGGAGCCGGACGCCGAGAGCTATTATGGTGCGCCGGACGACCGGGTCTATGTCGATCCCGACGGCAATCCGGTCGAGCAGCCGGGCGCAACCCAGCCCGATCCGCCGGTCGAAGATGGCAACGCACCGTTGCCGCCGCAGCAGCGCGTACCCGACGAACAACTCGACCAGGAATGGATCGACCGGGCGCTGGGCAGGAACCCGCGCGGCGACCAGCCGCCACCGCCGCGCCGTCCGGCACCGGACCGTCGCCAGCCTCCGCCGGCCGACCGTTACCCGGACGAGGACGCCCGTCCGTACCAGTGAAGCCCCGCACCGTGCGTGCGCAGCCAGCGGCGGGCATCGTTCGGGTTACCCTCGAACAGCGCGTCGACCAGCGCGTGAAAATCGGGGCCGTGGTGCATGTGGACACGGTGGGCGACCTCATGCGCGACGGTAGCCCGACGGACGAAGCCGGGGGCGAGCAACAGCCGCCAGCTGTAGCGGATCGTGCCGTCGCCGCTGCAACTGCCCCAACGCGCCTTGGGATCGCCGATCGCGACTTTGGCGACGGTGACGCCGGCTTTTGCGGCGTAATGGGCGGTGTCTTCGGTGAGGAGGCGCAGCGCTTCGCGTTTCAGCCAGCGTTCGATGCGGGTCGGGAATTGGTCGGACGGGCCGCCGCAGGTGAGTTCCCCATCGGCTTCCGTATCCCCGCGCAGGCGGGGATCCAGGGCGTCGATCGCTGACGGTCGCACTGCTTGGCTCTGGACCCCCGCCTTCGCGGGGGTACGGTCGGCGGCGGGAGTAAGCGCAACCGTCCGCGACGCCCCTTCCCGCCACAACAGCCGCACCGCGCGATCCGCCACCGGCACCACCGCGCCATCGACGAACGGGCGCCCCTGCGGCAGTTTCGCGCGCTGCGCCGCGATCCAGTCGGCCTTCTCCCCCGCCCAGGCGACCGCCTTGGCCAGCGCCATCCGCTTCGGCACGGTCAGGCGCACCCGCCCGGTGGCCGGATCGACCGACAGCCGCGCGACCCGCGCGCGGGGGTGGCGGACGACCTCGACCCCGTCGATCACAGCGTCCGGTCGGTCAGGTGATGTTCGAGGTCGCCGACGTCATTCTCCGACACGGTCCAGCCGCGCGTCGACTGGCCGGCGGCATGGACGCTCTCCCGGTCCCCGCTGTTGAGATAATGCCAGTCGGGCAAGGGCTTCCCTTCATTGCGCAACCGATAGGCGCAGGTGGAGGGCAGCCATTCGATGTCGCCGACATTGCGGGCGTTCAGTCTCACGCATTC
This window encodes:
- a CDS encoding class I SAM-dependent methyltransferase, with amino-acid sequence MTTSSNAATRRKPRGVPSPAGIFLRGFVKHPVMVGSVIPSSNKLIRKMLAPIDWASAKVVVEYGPGVGTFCRPILERLAPDAQLIVIDTNPDFIDYLNATILDSRFSAVHGSAADVERIVAEHGHPHADYVLSGLPFSTLPPGVGDTIAAATQAVLRPGGAFLVYQFNPRVRDFLDRQFARIDHDMEWWNMPPAQLWWAWKD
- a CDS encoding type III polyketide synthase gives rise to the protein MTPAPAPAAWLNAVATATPSHDIHDAFIGWARRRLPDREAKLFDRMVERAGIGHRWSVLPIGVDGGSPVAPGGFYADAMPGTAARMTIYADAAPTLAIAAIEGLGDRVALDGITHLVVASCTGFVAPGIDQIIAARIGLSPRVERLLVGFMGCYAAVAALRSARHIVRSQPEARVLVVTVELSTLHLQPATTLEPLLAMLQFGDGAAAALVTADEGGFAIETPFAATLPDSAALIRWDITDAGFAMHLSGEVPGRIAQALTDPDFAAAATGGRALSQVDGWAVHAGGRSILDAVERSLSLSPQALAASRGVLAAHGNMSSATLMFVLAAMLDGTPVANGIALAFGPGLAAEGFGFRSAA
- a CDS encoding NAD(P)/FAD-dependent oxidoreductase is translated as MRRTPALIAGGGPAGSIAALLLAKGGTTPLVLERSREPQDALCGGFLSWRTLESLASVGIDPAMLGGHAVRRVVLFAGRGRAESPLPAPAIGLSRLRLDALLLAAARDAGAGVERGVTIRSAEGTTLHTGDGAAVTGETLFLATGKHDLRGTMRDAVVGDDPVMGVRVRLAQHPALTRLVGDAIELHAFAGGYAGLVLQEDGSANLCMAVRRSRLRGAGDLPGLLRVLADELPALGSDSRIWAARPRSMPLPTSLTAGGHAAPCPASIDWVTRPG
- a CDS encoding methyltransferase domain-containing protein; its protein translation is MSFPRAHAEEAMDDPALSADSYAAVLRDLARVNTVTMAARPTLAFLDSVVRPGERLKLLDVGYGDGDMLRRIARWAAKRGVAAELVGIDLNPRSEAIARADTPPALPIAYRTGDYADLAGEGWDVIVSSLVAHHMTHAQLVAFLAFMEGEAARGWFVNDLHRHRFAHRGYPMLATLMRWHPIVRADGTLSIARSYRPAEWLPILAEAGVEGAVVRRRFPFRLCVERRR
- a CDS encoding CDC48 family AAA ATPase, with product MADSETGGRRLQVANARPEDSGRGIAHLPRSVMALLGVNEGDVVEIVGKKTTPARAIAPYPEDEGLDIVRIDGLQRANAGVGSGDQVEVRKAESRPASRVVFAPAQQNLRLQGSANALKRTFFGRPLCQGDIVATTGHQRVDNLSPNVRRYVNAPAFSLQEIRLAVVSATPKGVVHIDESTEIELRSEYEEPRETRRADVTYDDIGGMGQTIDQLREMVELPLRYPELFQRLGVDPPKGVLLHGPPGTGKTRLARAVANESDAEFFLINGPEIMGSAYGESEKRLREVFEEATKASPSIVFIDEIDSIAPKRGQVSGEAEKRLVAQLLTLMDGLESRANIVVIAATNRPEAIDEALRRPGRFDREIVVGVPDERGRREILGIHTRGMPLDDNVDLGELSRTTYGFVGADLAALTREAAIDSVRRIMPRIDLSAGTIPQDVLDSLSVTRDDFVEALKRVQPSAMREVMVQAPTVRWDDVGGLDDAQMRLKEGVELPLKSPDSFRRLGIRPAKGFLLYGPPGTGKTLLAKAVAREAEANFIATKSSDLLSKWYGESEQQIARLFARARQVAPTVIFIDELDSLVPARGGGLGEPQVTERVVNTILAEMDGLEELQSVVVIGATNRPNMVDPALLRPGRFDELIYVGVPDRAGRARILGIQTQKMPLAADVDLDAIAARTERFTGADLEDVVRRAGLVALRASLDTREVTMAHFEAALADSRASVTVAMEEEYRAMSARLKQDAVAIQPIGFIAPGMVEGRGPKG
- the mgtE gene encoding magnesium transporter, with the protein product MTELDLPDTTSELDEDDRLKPEFVRAVCEAVDRGDDEAARELVEPLHPADLADLFELVPGEQRAALAAAIAERLNGDVLAEMNDWVRDAVIEALTATQVADLAAQLDTDDAVAIIEDLDDAEQRAVLRALDPDDRAAIEEALSYPEESAGRLMQRELVAVPEHWTVGDALDYLRADDVLTTDFWEIFVVDPAHKPVGTCQLSWILRTPRSVAIGDVMAREQTLIPVDMDQEEVALRFQKYALISAAVVDGGGRLVGMITVDDVVHIIQAEAGEDALLLSGAGEGDINEPIRDSYKARVRWLITNLITALLPATIIGAFGATIDKMVTLAALMPIVAGLGGNAGTQTMAVTVRALATNQLTQSNTVRAIRREMIIALMNGATVAALIGTGVTLWFGNPQLGAVIGSAMLLNVVIAGFAGVFVPLTLDRFNADPAVASSIFVTMTTDSMGFLVFLGLATVSGLTG
- a CDS encoding LysR substrate-binding domain-containing protein: MRRLPPLTAIEAFVHVARLGSVKLAADELALSSPALSRRVQALERFIGKPLFERRHQALRLNDDGERLLALLSGALDTLSDAVEQMSGAVEVLRLRLGVLPLFAIQRLMPRMGDLHDQHPELHLDFDTAHHGLGRLGEGIDVAIVLDHAIDPAFYARRLDRNRIYAIAGRALIDRTPITDPSQLAQHTALIHRDMPDTFANWMHAAGVPDVEPVAIDRFDSGTLMLEAAAQGLGVAFMLESHFETARDDRLVPLFDMAVDSTYSHWFVCRPRMLQQRPVKLFHDWLVKALDAPAE
- a CDS encoding peptidylprolyl isomerase; this encodes MADTPSTLVMTLDTGEVRIKLRPDLAPNHVAQIVKLADSGFYDGVPFHRVIDGFMAQGGDGGRGDGTGGSKEPNLKQEFNAEPHVRGVCSMARTMDPNSANSQFFICLDDATFLDRQYTVWGVVESGMDAVDALPKGEPPRNPGKIVTARSEA